In Geobacter anodireducens, a genomic segment contains:
- a CDS encoding glutamate racemase: MPWKAIGIFDSGVGGLTVLKEIIKVLPQEDTIYVGDTARVPYGTKSPETVTRYSLEIASFLVKRDIKLLVVACNTASAASLEALTERLPIPVVGVIEPGARRAVATTRTGKVGVIGTEGTIRSSAYAKAIKRLNPEVEVITRACPLFVPLAEEGWTDNEVARLSARTYLAGLREQGVDTIVLGCTHYPLLKRVIGETVGEDVRLVDSAEETARTVADILRSRGLLRPEGEQGNHHFFVTDVPAGFIRVGNRFIGGRLGDVYQVSLDAEKERP; encoded by the coding sequence GTGCCCTGGAAAGCCATAGGTATTTTCGACTCGGGGGTCGGAGGACTGACCGTCCTCAAGGAGATCATCAAGGTTCTCCCCCAGGAGGATACCATCTATGTGGGCGATACCGCCCGGGTCCCCTACGGGACCAAGTCCCCTGAAACCGTCACCCGCTACAGCCTCGAAATCGCATCGTTCCTGGTGAAGCGCGACATCAAGCTCCTGGTGGTGGCCTGCAACACCGCTTCGGCCGCCTCCCTCGAAGCCCTCACCGAACGGCTCCCCATCCCGGTCGTCGGCGTCATCGAGCCGGGCGCCCGCCGGGCCGTGGCCACCACGCGCACCGGCAAGGTCGGGGTCATCGGCACCGAGGGGACCATCCGGAGCAGCGCCTATGCCAAGGCCATCAAGCGACTCAATCCCGAGGTGGAGGTGATCACCCGCGCCTGTCCGCTTTTCGTTCCCCTGGCCGAAGAGGGGTGGACCGACAACGAGGTGGCGCGCCTCTCAGCCCGCACTTACCTGGCCGGCCTGCGGGAGCAGGGGGTCGACACCATCGTGCTCGGCTGTACCCACTATCCCCTCCTTAAGAGGGTCATCGGCGAAACCGTGGGTGAAGACGTCAGGCTCGTGGACTCGGCCGAAGAGACGGCGCGCACCGTGGCCGATATCCTGAGGAGTCGCGGCCTGCTCCGGCCGGAGGGCGAGCAGGGCAATCACCACTTCTTCGTCACCGACGTGCCAGCCGGTTTCATCCGGGTCGGCAACCGCTTCATCGGCGGCAGGCTCGGCGATGTCTACCAGGTGAGCCT